GAAGCTGATGCCGCGATTGAGGTTGAACTGGTAGCGCCAGATATGGGTGCGCGCCGGCGCCCGCTGCGGCGAGAACCGGTGCAACAGCCAGTGCGCGGCCTGCGCCAGTCTGAACAGCGTCCGCCGCCGTAGCCGGGCGTGGAAGAGGAGGAGCGCTGCCAGGACCGCGGCGATGAGGAAGAGCACCAGGAGCACCGTGGTCACCGCCAGCGCCGACCCGGTGAGGCTGTGGCTGGTGAAGACGTAGGCGAATCCAACGAGCAGGAAGAGGAGCAGCATGCAGTTGGTGAGGAACGTCTGCGCCAGCGAGATGAGCACCGCCGTCTGCGACGACACGCCGCGGCGGGTGAAGAAGAACATCCGCACCGCGAATCCCGAGAGGCCGCCGGTCGAGACGAGGTAGTTCATCGAGTTGGCGACGAAGGTGATCTTCAGCATCGCGAAGAGCGGCACCTGGCAGCCGGCCGCCAGGGCGATGCCCTGATACGAGCGCGCCATGGTCACGTAGCTGAGCAGCATGAAGACGACCGGGAGCGCCAGCAGCCAGGGGTCGGCGTGGGTCAGCACCGACCACAGCTCGGCCGGGTCGGCGAACAGGAAGATGGCCGCGAAGGCGATGATCCCGAGGAGCAGCGCAAGGCGGACCCAACGCGAGCCGCGCGCGGTGCGCACGGGCAGGTAGGCGGCGGAGCTCTCTTCCTGCCGCTCCTGGCGCGGCGCGTGGGACACTGGACCCTCGCGTGCGGACTTAGGGCCTGACGGGTGGCGGGTCAAGGCCGTGGGCGCGATGGCGAGCGCTGGCGCGCTGGCGAGCGGCGCCGCCAGACCTCGCGGACGCGGAACCCTCGCGCCGCGCGAGGCGATGCGTTAAGCGTGCGGGCGCCGCCGGGCGCGCGCGCTTCCTCGATGAAACGGCTCCGACTGCTGGTGATCGCGTTCGCCCTGCTCGCCGTCGCGGCGCTGGCGCTGCTCGTCGGACCGCTGCGCGACCGCTGGCAGGAGCCGCTGCGCCGACTGATTGCGCGCGAGATCGGCGCCGCGTTCGGCACCACGTGCGCCATCGACACGTTGTCGATCGCGCTCGTGCCGCCGCGCGTCGAGGTCGGTGGCGTGCGGCTGGGCGACGACGGCGCCATCGCCAGTCTCGGCGCGGCGCACGCCGAGCTCGACCTGCGCCGCAGCCTGCGCCAGGGGCGCGTGGTGCTCGACGTCGCGGCCGGTCCGCTGGCGCTCGACCTCCCCGCCTTCCTGCACGCCCTCCCGCCACCGCATCCCGGTCCGCCAGAGCCCCTGCCGTCGTTCCGCGTCCGCCGCCTGCGCGTCCACGATGCGCGCGTCCAACTCACCGAAGCGGCATCGCCGATCACGGTCGACGCGCCGCTGCTCGACGGCGAGCTCGGCGCCGACGCCATCCAGGGGCGCCTCAGCTTCGCCGGTCGGGGCGGCCCGCTGACGCTCGAGCATGGGCCGCATCGCACGGTGCTGACCAGCGTCGCCGCGGCGGGCGGCGAGACGGACATCGGCTGGCAGTTGCAGCGCGTCGCGGTCCGCGGCGA
Above is a genomic segment from bacterium containing:
- a CDS encoding flippase-like domain-containing protein, with product MSHAPRQERQEESSAAYLPVRTARGSRWVRLALLLGIIAFAAIFLFADPAELWSVLTHADPWLLALPVVFMLLSYVTMARSYQGIALAAGCQVPLFAMLKITFVANSMNYLVSTGGLSGFAVRMFFFTRRGVSSQTAVLISLAQTFLTNCMLLLFLLVGFAYVFTSHSLTGSALAVTTVLLVLFLIAAVLAALLLFHARLRRRTLFRLAQAAHWLLHRFSPQRAPARTHIWRYQFNLNRGISFLLARRRAMVQPLIYIALDWLLTILVLYAAFLAVHYPIALSHVIVGFAVGIVLSFASLIPGGLGVMEGSMAAVFASMQVPFETAVIAVLLFRVAYYLLPLLISLFFLHGMFVQGTAVSTEIAPPPATSSR